The DNA region AGCTCTTTAAAAACAACATCTTCATTGAAGTGCATTTTGCTAATGACACAATGGAGCCATTCTAACTTCTTGTACACTACGGATTGAATGCTGAAATCTTTATGTGAGATTTCGAGTTTTTCCCCATCCCAAGAACCACCATATTTCTGTAGTAGAGAAGGAATGGCATCTTCGATATTATTTTGATTCAATTGGATGACAATGGATGGTTGGGGAATATGCATAGGTTAATATTTTATCTTAGATCTAGTTTCATAATCACTGATTAGCAGTTATTTGGTAGATCTGTTGTTTTCTTAAAGATATTTGCTGTTTTCTTAAATAAACATTTTTTGCCTTTTTCCCTCCTTTGTAGAACCTAATTTAAACACATTATCAATCTATATTTTAAGATGAGAAAGACCTTTTTATTAGCCCTTTCTCTTATGACTTTGGCATTTTCTGCATTGGCACAAGAGAAAAAAGGAGGACTAACGGAAGAAGAATTGAAAAAAGCCAATAACCCATTGGCCAACATAACAGCCTTTAGTATCCATAATTACTATTCGCCATCTTTAAGAGGCGTAGACGGAGGTAGTACTAATGCTACGATGCTTCGTATGGCTAAACCTTTAGCTGAAGGTAAGCTTTTAGTGAGAGCTACGCTTCCTGTTTTCAATGCAGATATTCCAGGATCTACAACTTCTGGACTTGGAGGAGTGAACGTTTTTGCAACTTATACAATCACAGATCCAAGTGCAGGAACACTAATTGGTATTGGACCAATGGTGACATCTCCTATGTTATCAGGTACGATGTCAGTTGATGGAAATGAAGTAGAAGATGCTTTTGATGATTCTTCATGGAGACTTGGTGGTGCTTTGGTTATTTTCAATGCGAAGAGTAAAATTGTTCAGTATGGAGGTTTGATTACCTATGAACATTCAGTAGGCTCAGATATTGAAAAATCTACAAGTCAAGCCATCATTCAGCCTTTCATGATGCTTCAGTTGGGCAAAGGAACTTACTTGCGTTCGTCGGGATCAACAGTACTAGATTTCACTAATGCAGATTACTTTGCTCCTGTAGGTATGGGTATCGGTAAAGTATTGAAAGTCGGTGACTCTGTTATCAATATGTTTTTCGAACCACAATACACAGTATATTCTAATAAAGAAGGACATTCCAATATTCAACTTTTCTCAGGAATTAATTTCCAGTTCTAAGCAATTATCATCACAAGAATTTGGTGGATATTCATATATAAACAAAAAGTCAGAAACTGTTGGTTTCTGACTTTTTTTACAAGAATCAAAAATTGATTCTAGAGTTTGATACCCATGAGTAGAATGTCATCGGTTTGAGATTCATTTCCCTGTAATTTCCATTCCTCTAGATAAGAGTCCAAGAACTCAGATTGGGCATTCATATCGAGATGACTATTCTTTTTCAGTAAGTTTCTAAAATGCCCTGCCATTATTTTCCGATTATCTTTTCCTCCAAACTGATCTTGATAACCATCAGAATACAGGTAGATTTTTGTATTTGGCTTTATGCGTACACTATGTGTATGGAAAGAAGGCTTATTCAAATAGATTTTCCCTCCTGCACTGAATCTATCCCCTTTTAAGAGTTGAGTTGTCGTATCTGAGACTACGATGAATAATGAAGCTTTTGCTCCAGCAAAATGAAGCTCATGGGTACTTTTATCGAAGAGGCATACAGTACAGTCAATGCTATCATTGTTTTGAGTGATAGATTGTTGTAGTGTTTTTGTAATACCATTGTGAAGTTCAGAAAGAATAACATGAGGGTCTGTAATATTTTTTCTGAAAATAATCTCGGATAGAAGCTGTTTACCAAGCATACTCATCAGTGCACCTGGTACACCATGACCTGTACAGTCTGCCGAAATAATGATGATTTTATCTCCACACTCTTCGATCATGTAGAAATCACCCGAAAGAATATCTTTTGGTTTATAGATGATGAAATAATTCTCAGCACCTAACAGTCGTTTAACTTTTTCTTCAGAAGGTAGAATTGAGCTTTGAATACGATGAGCGTAGTTGATGCTGGAAGTGACTTCATTATTTCTTTTCTGTAGGCGAAGTCCTATCATTTCAAGCTCTCGTTTTTGTGTATTCATGAAGGTATTTTGCTGCGAAAGCTCTTCATTAGCTTCCTGTAATTCCATACTACGTTCTTCTACTGTTTCTTCTAATCCTCTGTTCAATTCATTCAATTGACTACTTAATATCTCAGTCTTTTTGTAGGTCTTAAATAGTCTGCGAGAAATCATGGCACCTTGTACAATGATAAAACTAAAGAAGCCAATACTTACCATATCAAAAGACTGGATTAAGTCTCTGTGATAAAGAATGTCATTGAAAATGGTGAATAGCAATATCAAAACACCTCCCATAAAAATGATTGCTCCTGTGCGTTTTCGCTTAACCACCAATATCATTACATAAAAAGTGTAGAAGGCTGTAAGAGCAATGATTGCTTGTGTTACACCAACTAAAGATGTGAAAAAATGAGGCGTTGCACAGGCTGTTATGATTCCTAAAACAGCCGAAACAAAGGCTGTAATTAGCATAAACGGACGAGGTGCATCTTTTGGATAAACACAATAGATAAATGCAGAAAGCGAAAATATAGGGACTATGATTGTGAGGTATTCTATACGAAGAAGTAAAGCCCAAGGGAAACTTGGGAATAATTTGATCATAAGAAGCTCTCCCATCACAAGTGTGCGCAGTACCAACACAAAACAAGTAATTGCAAAATACAGTGGAGCACGGTCTTTTAGCCTGAACAGATATAGGAAAATGTGATAAATTCCCATTATCATAAGACAACCGATAAGAAACATATCTTTCATGATTGCTTCCTGACGTTTCTGTAAAACGGTTTCGGCAGTACCCATGTAGAACTCATCCATTGCACCACCTTTCTTATGATCGAAATTGGCAATCTGTAAAACGATTTCTATTTCATCTGATTTTGGGAAGAAAGTAGGTGTCGTAATTTGGTAAGCAGGTTTATAACTATCTTTTTGAGCACTCAATTCCCCGACTTTTACAATCATTGTTCCATCTACAAAAAGCCGATAAGACGCCGCTATTTTAGGCATTCGAATAGCTAATTCTTGCTTTTTGTGAAAGTGGTGCTTTACTCTCAATCGAAATGTATGTGCTCCGTATTCGGAAAGATGAATATCATCTATAGCTTGGTTTACCCATTTATTTGCAATCTGATGAAATCTAGGTGATTTGAATATCGTATTGGAATCGGATGGTGTTAATAACTGGTCTTTATAAAGCTCCCATTCTCCATTGATTGAAAAATAGGACGTATCGTTTTGGTCTAATGTAGAAATATCCAGAAAGCCTTTGATTGGTTGGGTCAAGTCTGAAGTTTCATTAGCATTAGTGGTTAATTGAGCACACAGGATTAATGTGAGTAAAACAAAAAATCTGATAGTATAAATCATAATACAGAGTACCTTAAATACAAAACAATCAGTAAGTGGATGGCTTACTGATTGCTTTGTTTTGAAATTATAGTCTGATACCTATCACCAAGATATCGTCTGTTTGTTTTTCTTTCCCATCTTTTTGCCAGTCTTGAACGATGTTAGCTAATAGCTCTTTTTGTTTCTCGAAAGGCAATAAGAAGTTTCGTTTCAATAAGCTTCTGAAATTCTTCGCTAAGAATTTACTGTTGTTTTCACCACCAAACTGATCTTGATAACCATCAGAATACATATAAAGTACAGTGCCTTTTTCGAAAGTAATTTCTTGAGTTTTGAACTCTGGCGTACTAGTACCTCCTTTTCCTCCGGCACTAAATCTTTCTCCTTTTAGAATGTGTTCTCCTTGGTCATTGATAAGTAGAATTGATGATTTCGCCCCTGCAAAGTACAATTTGCTATCATCGTCATCGATTATACAGATCGAAAGATCAATACTGTCATTGTTCTGAGTAATGTTCTGTTGGAGTGACTTCATAATTCCAACGTGCAACTCTGCTAAAATCTGATGCGGAGTTGTAATATTTTTTCGGAAAATAACTTCAGACAGAATTTGTTGTCCTACCATACTCATAAGCGCACCTGGCACTCCATGACCTGTACAGTCAGCAGAGATAACAATCACTTTTCCATCTATCTCTTCTACCATGTAGAAATCACCCGAAAGAATATCTTTTGGTTTGTAAAGTACAAAGTAGTTTTCCTTACCTAAAAGCTGTTCTACTTTGGTGGCAGATGGTAGCATAGAACGTTGAATTCTATGGGCATAATTAATACCTGCCGTAATCTCTATATTTCGTTTTTGTAAGACTTGACTTACCTTTTCTAGTTCCCTTTTCTGATTGTTGATGTACTGATTTTGAAGGCTTAATTCTTCATTTACTTCAGTAAGATCTTTTGTACGCTCTTCTACTGTAGCTTCAAGGTTCTGATTGGCATCATTTAATTTTTGAGAAAGATCTTCTGTACGGTTAAATGCCGATGACAATCTGTACGATAGCATAAAACCTTGTGTGAAGATAAAACTAAAGAACCCAATAGCCATCATGTGTCTCGTATGTATCACTTCTTGCTGATAAAGCATGTCATTTACGATACAGGCAATAAAGAAAAGAACACTAAAAGCAAAAATGATAGAACCTGTAACCCTCTTTTTCAATGCTAAAATGATAAGGTATATACAGTATAAAGATGCAACACCAATCACAGCATGAGATACGGGTACGAGGTAAGAGAAGATTGAGGCAGGAGTTACTAGGGTAATAAGCACCATAATTGCTACTGCAATACCAATTCCTGTAACGAAGTTCTTCGACCTGTTTTTAGAGAATACAAAATAGACAAAAGTTGCTATCGAGAAGATAGGTACAAAGTAAGATATATATTCCATTCGTGTAAGTGCTACCCAAGGAGTTGATGGGAATAGCTCTAACCAAAGGTATTCTCCTGTAGAAAGTGTTCTGAACGCGATGGAAATACATGAAATGGCAAAATAAAGTGCTGATCTATCTTTTTGTCTGAAGTAATACAACATGAGATGATAAAGTCCCATAGCCAATAAACATCCGACAAGAAATAAATCTTTCATTACACTAAGTTCTCTGGTACTTCTGATTGTTTCTTCAGAACCCAGATGAATAGAGTCCCAAGTACCTCCTTTTCTGTGGTGATAGTTTGAAACTTGAATGATAAATTCTGTGGATTT from Sediminitomix flava includes:
- a CDS encoding PP2C family protein-serine/threonine phosphatase translates to MIYTIRFFVLLTLILCAQLTTNANETSDLTQPIKGFLDISTLDQNDTSYFSINGEWELYKDQLLTPSDSNTIFKSPRFHQIANKWVNQAIDDIHLSEYGAHTFRLRVKHHFHKKQELAIRMPKIAASYRLFVDGTMIVKVGELSAQKDSYKPAYQITTPTFFPKSDEIEIVLQIANFDHKKGGAMDEFYMGTAETVLQKRQEAIMKDMFLIGCLMIMGIYHIFLYLFRLKDRAPLYFAITCFVLVLRTLVMGELLMIKLFPSFPWALLLRIEYLTIIVPIFSLSAFIYCVYPKDAPRPFMLITAFVSAVLGIITACATPHFFTSLVGVTQAIIALTAFYTFYVMILVVKRKRTGAIIFMGGVLILLFTIFNDILYHRDLIQSFDMVSIGFFSFIIVQGAMISRRLFKTYKKTEILSSQLNELNRGLEETVEERSMELQEANEELSQQNTFMNTQKRELEMIGLRLQKRNNEVTSSINYAHRIQSSILPSEEKVKRLLGAENYFIIYKPKDILSGDFYMIEECGDKIIIISADCTGHGVPGALMSMLGKQLLSEIIFRKNITDPHVILSELHNGITKTLQQSITQNNDSIDCTVCLFDKSTHELHFAGAKASLFIVVSDTTTQLLKGDRFSAGGKIYLNKPSFHTHSVRIKPNTKIYLYSDGYQDQFGGKDNRKIMAGHFRNLLKKNSHLDMNAQSEFLDSYLEEWKLQGNESQTDDILLMGIKL
- a CDS encoding 7TM diverse intracellular signaling domain-containing protein: MRLFLYFFLLPILLFQHTAFAQTPQQSLIQKGILDLSEKEESFYDELSKLDGEWEFYWNELLYPIDFINTNPETHFIHMPEVWSEQTLGDKIISPYGYGTYRLVMKHGLEEGTRLGLKIPTLATSYRLYVDGELKAVTGYVSDQEEKGEAGYNTRVPTFGVKGKSTEFIIQVSNYHHRKGGTWDSIHLGSEETIRSTRELSVMKDLFLVGCLLAMGLYHLMLYYFRQKDRSALYFAISCISIAFRTLSTGEYLWLELFPSTPWVALTRMEYISYFVPIFSIATFVYFVFSKNRSKNFVTGIGIAVAIMVLITLVTPASIFSYLVPVSHAVIGVASLYCIYLIILALKKRVTGSIIFAFSVLFFIACIVNDMLYQQEVIHTRHMMAIGFFSFIFTQGFMLSYRLSSAFNRTEDLSQKLNDANQNLEATVEERTKDLTEVNEELSLQNQYINNQKRELEKVSQVLQKRNIEITAGINYAHRIQRSMLPSATKVEQLLGKENYFVLYKPKDILSGDFYMVEEIDGKVIVISADCTGHGVPGALMSMVGQQILSEVIFRKNITTPHQILAELHVGIMKSLQQNITQNNDSIDLSICIIDDDDSKLYFAGAKSSILLINDQGEHILKGERFSAGGKGGTSTPEFKTQEITFEKGTVLYMYSDGYQDQFGGENNSKFLAKNFRSLLKRNFLLPFEKQKELLANIVQDWQKDGKEKQTDDILVIGIRL